From one bacterium Scap17 genomic stretch:
- the thiC gene encoding phosphomethylpyrimidine synthase ThiC, whose protein sequence is MSTAPTTQDPQATNAAESPLASQPESAPKARARAGRKDGSRHLASEAQVDAAAIAPLSGSRKIYIEGSRPDIRVPMREIVCSPTQTSSGLEENPPIVVYDTSGPYTDPAVEIDIRRGLAPLREQWIEERGDTEQLNQLSSEYGRVRQADLRLASLRFELNHRPRRALPGKNVTQLHYARQGIITPEMEYIAIRENQRRIALREEYRGSDSVESILGHQHPGHSFGANLPDEITAEFVREEVARGRAIIPANINHPESEPMIIGRNFLVKVNGNLGNSAVTSSIEEEVDKMTWAIRWGSDTVMDLSTGANIHETREWILRNSPVPIGTVPIYQALEKVDGVAENLDWEIFRDTLIEQAEQGVDYFTIHAGVLLRYVPLTANRVTGIVSRGGSIMAKWCLAHHEESFLYRHFEDICEICKAYDISLSLGDGLRPGSVADANDAAQFGELETLGELTRIAWQHDVQVMIEGPGHVPMHLIKENMDKQLSECDEAPFYTLGPLTTDIAPGYDHITSGIGAAMIGWFGCAMLCYVTPKEHLGLPNKDDVKTGIITYKIAAHAADLAKGHPGAQRRDNALSKARFEFRWEDQFNLGLDPDTARSFHDETLPKDSAKVAHFCSMCGPKFCSMKITQEVRDYANEHGLTGDADSVMAGMQEQADKFKREGSQLYQEV, encoded by the coding sequence ATGAGCACTGCCCCGACAACCCAAGACCCGCAAGCCACCAACGCCGCCGAGTCACCGCTCGCCTCGCAGCCTGAGTCTGCCCCCAAGGCACGCGCGCGCGCCGGTCGCAAGGATGGCAGCCGCCACCTCGCCAGCGAAGCACAGGTCGACGCCGCCGCCATCGCACCGCTGAGCGGCTCGCGCAAGATCTATATCGAAGGCTCCCGTCCGGACATCCGCGTGCCCATGCGCGAGATCGTCTGCTCGCCGACCCAGACCTCCAGCGGTCTGGAAGAGAACCCGCCGATCGTCGTCTACGATACCTCCGGCCCCTACACCGACCCGGCGGTCGAGATCGACATTCGCCGAGGTCTGGCGCCGCTGCGTGAACAGTGGATCGAGGAGCGCGGCGATACCGAACAACTCAATCAGCTGAGCAGTGAATACGGCCGCGTGCGTCAGGCCGACCTGCGCCTGGCGTCACTGCGCTTCGAGCTCAACCATCGCCCACGCCGCGCTCTACCGGGCAAGAATGTCACCCAACTGCACTATGCGCGCCAGGGCATCATCACGCCGGAGATGGAGTACATCGCGATTCGCGAGAACCAGCGTCGCATCGCGCTGCGTGAGGAATATCGGGGCAGTGACTCCGTGGAAAGCATCCTGGGCCATCAGCATCCGGGCCACAGCTTCGGCGCCAACCTGCCCGACGAGATCACCGCCGAATTCGTGCGTGAGGAAGTCGCACGCGGTCGCGCCATCATCCCCGCCAACATCAATCACCCGGAAAGCGAGCCGATGATCATCGGTCGTAACTTCCTGGTAAAGGTCAACGGCAATCTGGGCAACTCGGCGGTCACCTCCTCCATCGAGGAAGAGGTCGACAAGATGACCTGGGCGATCCGTTGGGGCTCCGACACCGTGATGGATCTCTCGACCGGCGCCAATATCCACGAGACCCGTGAATGGATTCTGCGCAACTCTCCCGTGCCCATCGGCACGGTGCCGATCTATCAGGCGCTGGAGAAGGTTGATGGCGTGGCCGAGAACCTCGACTGGGAAATCTTCCGCGATACGCTGATCGAACAGGCCGAGCAAGGCGTCGACTACTTCACCATCCATGCCGGCGTCCTGCTGCGCTACGTGCCGCTGACCGCCAATCGCGTGACCGGCATCGTCTCGCGCGGTGGCTCGATCATGGCCAAATGGTGTCTGGCGCATCATGAGGAAAGCTTCCTCTATCGCCACTTCGAGGACATCTGCGAGATCTGCAAGGCCTACGACATCAGCCTGTCACTGGGCGATGGCCTGCGCCCGGGCTCGGTGGCCGATGCCAATGACGCCGCCCAGTTCGGCGAGCTCGAGACCCTCGGCGAGCTGACCAGGATCGCCTGGCAGCACGATGTCCAGGTCATGATCGAAGGCCCGGGTCACGTGCCGATGCACCTGATCAAGGAGAACATGGACAAGCAGCTCAGCGAATGTGACGAGGCGCCCTTCTACACCCTCGGCCCGCTGACCACCGACATCGCCCCGGGCTACGACCACATCACCTCCGGCATCGGCGCCGCGATGATCGGCTGGTTCGGCTGCGCCATGCTCTGCTACGTGACCCCCAAGGAGCACCTGGGCCTGCCCAACAAGGACGACGTCAAGACCGGCATCATCACCTACAAGATCGCCGCACATGCCGCCGATCTGGCCAAGGGCCATCCGGGCGCGCAACGTCGCGACAATGCGCTCTCCAAGGCGCGCTTCGAGTTCCGCTGGGAAGACCAGTTCAATCTGGGCCTGGACCCGGACACCGCACGCAGCTTCCACGACGAGACGCTGCCCAAGGACTCGGCCAAGGTCGCCCACTTCTGCTCCATGTGCGGGCCGAAGTTCTGCTCGATGAAGATCACCCAGGAAGTGCGCGATTACGCCAATGAGCATGGCCTGACCGGCGATGCCGACAGCGTGATGGCCGGCATGCAGGAGCAGGCCGACAAGTTCAAGCGTGAAGGCAGCCAGCTCTATCAGGAGGTCTAG
- a CDS encoding peptidylprolyl isomerase (rotamase C; accelerates isomerization of the peptidyl prolyl bond), with protein sequence MAQATARHILVSSEEQCAALKTEIENGRDFADAAREHSSCPSGRSGGDLGAFGPGMMVKEFDEVVFSAPINTVQGPVKTQFGYHLLEVTSRT encoded by the coding sequence ATGGCACAGGCCACAGCGCGTCATATTCTCGTTTCCAGCGAAGAACAGTGTGCAGCTCTCAAGACCGAAATCGAGAACGGCCGCGATTTCGCTGATGCCGCTCGCGAGCACTCCTCTTGCCCGTCCGGCCGCAGTGGCGGCGACCTGGGTGCCTTCGGTCCGGGCATGATGGTCAAGGAATTCGACGAAGTCGTGTTCAGCGCCCCCATCAACACCGTGCAGGGCCCGGTGAAGACCCAGTTCGGTTATCACCTGCTGGAAGTCACCAGCCGCACGTGA
- a CDS encoding phasin family protein, translating into MFNANFEKSAQQFDDMFLSPLRAFSALSIDYSEKLIGAQMELTKSYADASLTQARSMLEIKDSEGLKNFVKEQQETVKTLGEKLQNDTQKVVELNQEYAKKGQELAESNAKSASEAMQKVAK; encoded by the coding sequence ATGTTCAATGCCAACTTCGAGAAGTCCGCTCAGCAGTTCGACGATATGTTCCTGTCTCCGCTGCGTGCGTTCAGCGCCCTGAGCATCGATTACAGCGAGAAGCTGATCGGCGCACAGATGGAACTGACCAAGTCCTATGCTGATGCTTCCCTGACCCAGGCGCGTTCCATGCTCGAGATCAAGGACAGCGAAGGTCTGAAGAACTTCGTCAAGGAGCAGCAGGAAACCGTCAAGACTCTGGGCGAGAAGCTGCAGAACGACACCCAGAAAGTGGTCGAGCTGAACCAGGAATACGCCAAGAAAGGTCAGGAACTGGCAGAAAGCAACGCCAAGTCCGCCTCCGAGGCCATGCAGAAAGTCGCCAAGTAA
- a CDS encoding NERD domain-containing protein, translating to MLIKDCDSREYDLLVLEVLAQDAALAAPERHKVLEALRAIRARQARRRALASQLDALLGTRDDWVVLHDVRLTQAEGVIEIDHLLINSLMQVWVLDASCFDLTLSITPFGELLAHGGRVARGSETPTGGDGAMAHAVTPCPLQTIPERSRAIMQWLEASSLLPVRLGMTLQPQLRYRILVADAAQVSRPPEDIVDSRALLSFARLKRQCLQVSGKTAYVTRLRSFTHRLDQRRLRQLGRAIATRHVAPNTDWVAKLGLAADVRATEDDAATPLSPLAYLWQPPPSPEELARTSGGSAAMAVESEDKEGAPDDTTLAVQRGVTSTAALKRQCGFGGRGLQAAHWQPGHPALDQAQGQARHQDSQADPASPQTAGEQPGTVPGNQQGASSAQSQDEDGLPRCQGCRRWLSSESVDFCRQTEQARVLGGRLLCKRCRDASCQ from the coding sequence ATGCTGATCAAGGACTGCGATTCACGGGAATACGATCTGCTGGTGCTCGAGGTGCTGGCGCAGGATGCTGCGCTTGCCGCACCTGAGCGCCACAAGGTGCTGGAGGCCCTGCGTGCGATACGTGCCCGTCAGGCGCGTCGCCGTGCACTGGCAAGCCAGCTGGATGCCTTGTTGGGGACGCGGGATGATTGGGTCGTGCTGCATGATGTGCGCCTGACGCAGGCAGAGGGCGTGATCGAGATCGATCACCTGCTGATCAACAGCCTCATGCAGGTCTGGGTGCTGGATGCCTCCTGTTTTGATCTGACGCTCTCGATCACCCCCTTCGGTGAGCTGTTGGCCCATGGCGGACGAGTCGCGCGGGGGAGCGAGACACCCACTGGCGGAGATGGTGCCATGGCGCATGCCGTGACACCGTGTCCCTTGCAGACGATCCCTGAGCGTAGCCGCGCCATCATGCAATGGCTGGAGGCCTCCTCGTTGCTGCCTGTGCGGCTGGGGATGACGCTGCAGCCGCAATTGCGCTATCGCATCCTGGTGGCCGATGCGGCTCAGGTCAGCCGACCGCCGGAAGATATCGTGGACAGTCGTGCGCTGCTGTCCTTCGCGCGCCTCAAGCGTCAGTGCCTGCAGGTGAGTGGCAAGACCGCTTACGTGACACGGCTGCGCAGTTTTACCCACCGCCTTGATCAGCGCCGCCTGCGCCAGCTGGGGCGCGCCATCGCGACCCGGCATGTGGCCCCCAATACGGATTGGGTGGCAAAGCTGGGCCTGGCCGCTGACGTGCGCGCGACGGAGGACGACGCTGCCACTCCGCTGTCCCCGCTGGCCTATCTATGGCAACCGCCGCCATCGCCTGAAGAGCTGGCGCGGACCTCAGGTGGAAGCGCTGCCATGGCGGTAGAGTCTGAGGACAAGGAGGGAGCGCCGGATGACACGACGCTGGCGGTCCAGCGTGGCGTGACATCTACAGCTGCCCTGAAACGGCAGTGCGGTTTTGGGGGGCGAGGGCTGCAGGCCGCGCATTGGCAGCCCGGGCACCCGGCGCTGGACCAGGCTCAGGGGCAGGCCCGGCACCAGGACAGCCAAGCAGATCCCGCTAGCCCGCAGACGGCAGGCGAGCAGCCGGGGACTGTGCCCGGCAATCAGCAGGGCGCGTCTTCCGCCCAGTCACAGGATGAGGATGGCTTGCCGCGCTGCCAGGGCTGTCGGCGTTGGCTCTCCAGCGAGAGTGTCGACTTCTGTCGCCAGACAGAGCAGGCGCGCGTGCTGGGCGGGCGCCTGCTCTGCAAACGCTGTCGCGACGCCTCATGCCAGTGA